One stretch of Juglans microcarpa x Juglans regia isolate MS1-56 chromosome 3D, Jm3101_v1.0, whole genome shotgun sequence DNA includes these proteins:
- the LOC121255133 gene encoding uncharacterized protein LOC121255133: MLLFPNLPGSSSMVPIDFGKKLSQRGVFSVKSAYAALANENDHAVNINHAINWKNLWKLKVQDRLKMLLWKISPNLLPTKALISTVLNLEPDLIKCPLCNTEQESLHHLFFNCIFSKVVWRQSKWPIDISSFATQPMDVWTNIILSPSKNLNVPEEEIQEFQNFAIIAMDNLWLHRNKVDHKQAEPSIQSYVTSVSRSYTQHCKAWAAKNIQMGINEVRYPVGSHLLTFDVAIRKEGSILASICWKDNGEVLFAIIDLINKVNSNLGEASAALMAIKEAARLKLENIIVGGDSDVTIQAISNTSYIQELNLSPVINDIRHHLNSFKLMERQSSRKFSPNSRFKM, encoded by the exons ATGCTCTTGTTTCCAAACTTGCCTGGTTCTTCCTCAATGGTCCCAATAGACTTTGGAAAGAAGCTATCTCAAAGAG GAGTCTTCTCTGTTAAGTCGGCTTATGCAGCTCTAGCCAATGAAAATGACCATGCTGTGAACATAAATCATGCCATTAACTggaaaaatttgtggaagttGAAAGTACAGGACAGACTCAAAATGCTCCTTTGGAAGATCAGTCCAAATCTCCTTCCAACAAAAGCTCTCATCAGCACTGTTCTCAACCTGGAACCAGACCTTATTAAATGCCCCTTATGCAATACTGAACAAGAGAGCCTCCATCATTTATTCTTCAACTGTATCTTCTCTAAAGTGGTATGGAGACAATCAAAATGGCCTATTGATATATCCTCCTTTGCCACCCAACCAATGGATGTTTGgactaatattattttgagcCCTTCGAAAAATCTCAACGTTCCTGAAGAAGAAATCCAGGAATTCCAAAACTTTGCTATCATAGCCATGGACAATCTCTGGCTCCATAGAAACAAGGTAGATCACAAGCAAGCTGAACCTTCTATTCAAAGCTATGTGACCTCAGTTTCCAGATCATATACTCAGCATTGCAAAGCTTGGGCAGCAAAAAATATCCAAATGGGAATTAATGAGGTAAGATATCCTGTCGGTAGCCATCTTCTTACTTTTGATGTTGCAATCCGTAAGGAGGGCTCCATATTAGCCTCCATTTGCTGGAAAGACAATGGTGAAGTTCTATTCGCCATTATAGACCTGATCAACAAGGTTAACTCAAACCTAGGAGAAGCTAGTGCAGCTCTTATGGCCATTAAAGAAGCTGCAAGACTAAAGCTGGAAAATATTATTGTGGGAGGAGACTCAGATGTTACAATTCAAGCCATCTCCAACACCTCTTACATCCAAGAATTGAATTTAAGTCCAGTCATAAACGA